The Macadamia integrifolia cultivar HAES 741 chromosome 3, SCU_Mint_v3, whole genome shotgun sequence genome segment cggcctcagaagtggagctcagcacggcctccaaggtggagctcagctcggcctcagaactgctgtcctgcagcacagctctcgcacgagcagtctacgccgtgctcaaactcctcaggggtccaccagtcctcttcaggaaactcaactgtgggacccaccccagaCTCCTCAGATgtgtgacctgcaaaatcatctaaaaaggggtgtacacgtgggatgagctcactagctcaataagtagaaaggtggaccacacacaacagtccacacatcacaacacatcatatgcactacatgccatgctatacattttaaatcacatccacctaagcaacattactaagtctttgcttttagtgctactacaaccacaatgcacgtatactccgggtatgagccgcaaactccctcccgcgatacgcccatagggctgttggagaaggcccaccgtgagtactcggaaaagtaaagacaatgccgtccaccggctctcaacagaaatgtaaatgactaaaattaaaagtgctgactccaacaattcaaaagcagtacgattggccctcttgaatgtaccaccggggttgccgactgtcctacatgactcgccaggcgtaatgcctaaccgccacaatgtccgacaaccgcgacccctgcgtCCCCCCAagtggcaacccaacaccttaacccctgttgggaagggtcgtagcatgggatggtgagaatcctaataccgcatgctcctatatgacaatagtacgactgcatagtgccttcgtgtcccataccacgggccaccaatgcattcgtttccaagccgacaacggcatctagtctatcaatggattatgcaccatgatgtccacattcaacatataaacatctcattcaatttgcatttgaaaagtaaacatagcatatatgcacatcaatgtgtggaatgactaatctatatagcatattcatgatgacatgactagattagatatagttatatgaatgccaaacaaatgccttaaaacaaggccaaatgtcctctctccacttacttgtagcgtgtAAGGATTCCCGAtctgtacgggtgagatccggagcgaatcgggtaggatttggtgaacctaacataatggagcggggttagtacttcaccattttagaatcaaaattaatgaaatccgatgttaaaatcgtgtttagaacgtcaaaagaaggtcacacgtccgatttgggttcgatcggacataaggatcaccttcggggccacacgggtgggtcagacaggtgggctgtctacccaccggtttgagaccgacgggtaggggcccgccggttgtacccgctggttgtacccgtcggttgggccagggaccctttTGCTaagacctacccgccggttgtacccgccggttaggcctgaaggtcccctgccttctcaggtgggtacccacaggcgggtaggtacccgccggttgtacccaccgatTTTGACGGGAAAGACactgtctcttccccattttctccattctttggggaatcaaatggggcttttccccacccattcttcacaccctcaaggtcctataagatggttctaacctagatctaggttagattcaagtgagggaaaccatcttaccttctttgctcaagaacgacttcaaaccctccaaatcacttcaaactcacaatgcttcttctaccttgtcaatatctcttcaaatccttcaagatcaacacataaatcatctattaaaccttagattcatcatttcaaagggtatttacaagatctcaagaaaccatactcgaatcaagggtttaaaNNNNNNNNNNNNNNNNNNNNtatccatacatagccttatggtaggtgcacgtacacggtttgggcactcccgtctcttctggcactggctcggacttgtcgggccagtcggtgtttaaggtcacccgtgccatcatagcccataaggaacccgctctaacatcctctggctcggttcctgcatggttaaaccggttcaaccgcgaaatcagaccgggcttaagaagcggggtattacaataaTAATGTGAGGGAGTGCTCTTGTTTTAGATATTCGTAGGAAAGAGGTCCACATATGAAATGTTTAAAGATTAGGTAAacctctataattatttaatgggAAAAATACTATGTCTGGGAGTGTGCGAGTTGCAGCCAGATACAAACAATGCAAAATCATCACCCCACTCCCAATGAAAAGTAGAAATGCTCGCACTATTGATGCTTCCATGTGCGCTCCCATTTGTCCCCCATATTAGTGTTGAAGGTGCGGAAACGATTTGGATCGTCCCACTGGTAGGGTCAGACATTCAAACAATAATTAATTGAGTGGTGTAGATCATTATTTGAAACACCACAAGTACAAAGCTTCCACGCGATCTTAGTCCTTTCATAGTGAGTCTTTCCCACACATACAACTTTGCATTCCCTTTGAGTCCAAACTCCTCCTTAATAGTCAAGGTTTTTACAAAACCTTAATTATCACTCAATTACAAATGTAGAGATTAATcgtgtgagagagggagagaagcacgactatataaaagaggagagaattagAATCCTAACTTGCTTTGGTTTTTAGAGGCTTTGTATATCTCCAACCAAAATCCCTATTAGTTAGAGTTATAGATAAACCCAACTTTGGCATAAAGATTTTTTACTTGGAGTCAATCACTcacaaaaccaatcttatcattattgataagatattaaataataagcaacttaataattctttttttttttcccctaacaaTCTCCTCCATCCTACTGTGAGATCATATCTCATAAGATGATCCAAAATCTTAGATCATGAAAAAGAATTCATGATCATCTGATGTTGTACATATGTGTTGAATTTATAGGAAAGGGGTAGGATCCCACTGGGATTCCACCAAGCATATTATTATCTTACTAGTATTGTATTCATAATACATGGTTAACCAATACATATGTTGCCAAATAAATTtaacaatcattacccacaATAAGTAGTTATTTATACATCTATCTCCCATTGAGCAATATCACATAGTTTATTATAGGGCATGCGTTAAATACTGTCAAGCCCCCAATGAACCAAAAAGCCATTTCAAAGATTCTATATACTTGATTGGACCAGGAAAACATttccaaaatatttttgaacaaaaataataatttttattaattttttaaacattAAAAACATTTTATTGAAATAGCCCCGGATCCAGATTTTATCTAATCAAAtacaaactttctctctccttgatattcTCCCAAAAATGGCAGTGGATTCCTTGTTGGGAATCTCTTTCGAATACGACCCAACACTATGAGTCCGGCGTAACGATATATAGTCAAAGAAACATCAACCATTGACACACCAAAACGCGCAGTGCGTGTCTACATCGATAAGGACCCCTCAGGTCAAAGGATTGATTATAAACTACTTAAGAGAATTTCATTTTGTTATAAACTGACAGTATATCACATGTGAAAATCTCAAGTGATCCAGTTCAGTGTACACACAGTATGTACACTCACATTTGTGCCATGAAATCAACATCTCTAGATACACACAATGTGACCACCATGAAAACAAGGTGTCCAATCTCGCCCCTAGTGGTAAACAATTTTAGGTTAACAAACCTATGGACAAACTGAGCTTAATAAATAATCATGCCAATTAAAACTTaattaaacaatttaatttaaaaaaacaagTTTGTACATCAAAGCCAATTTTCCATAAACCTAATGCCCATGTTCTCAACATGTTTCTCAAATACATTAGGCGACAAACCCTTAGTCATGGGATCAGACAAATTCTGAGCAGAGTCAACCTTTGCTATGGCTATATCACCACACTATATAATCTCACGAATTAAGTGATATTTTCATTCCACGTGCTTGTTCTTCTGATGAGCTCTTGGTTCTTTTGCTTATGCTATGGCTCCCCGATTGTCACAATACAACATGATGGGATGCTCGACGAGCTCAGGGACCACCTCTAGGTCGGTCAAGAATTTCTTGAGCCAAACCCCTTCCTTAACTGCTTCACTAGCTGCCAGGTATTCAGCCTCAGTAGTGGAGTCGACCATTGACTTCTGTTTGACACTCTTCCAAACTATAGCATCACCTCTCAAAACAAATACCATTCTTGATGGAGATTTTCTGTCATCTTTGTCAGTTTGAAAATCTGAGTCTGTATAACCCACAACTGACAATTGGTCAATACCATAGACTAAAAAATAACCTTGGGGCTGTCAACTGAGAAAGAATCCCAGCTTGCTTTAAATAATCCCTAAACTCATCCGATAAATACTCTCCTCCTCGATCTGATTGAAGGGTTTTGATGCACTTCCCTAATTGCTTTTCTACCTCAGCTCGAAActctttgaacttttcaaaggTTTCCAATTTTCGGTGCATTTGGTAAATATATCCATATCGAGAGTAATCATCAGTGAATGTTACAAAATATTCATAACCATACCTCGCTTGAACATTTATGGGACCACATACATCAGAGTGTATTAATTTCAATAAGTCCTCAACCCTCTTACCCTTAGATGAAAATGTTTTCTTGGTAATTTTTCATTGTAGGCAGGATTCACAAGTTCGGTAAGGTTCTACCTTTAGACTTTCCAAAGGGCCATCCTTGACCAACCTATAAATTCTATCTACTCCAATATGACCTAACCTAAGGTGCCAAAGATAAGTGGAATTATCTTGAGCtaatttcctttttaaagttacatttgaaaattcatttgcatttaaaacatgtttCAAGAAATACAAACAATTCTGTAAACAACCAGTTGTAATAAATAAACCATTCAAACAACTAGATAGtttaaatccaaattgaaatgaaTATCCATCAACAACTAGTTTAGAAACAGAAATAATATTCCTTCTAAAGGAAGGAACATAAaaacaatcttttaaaattaaaactatttttttttcaaaatgtaaATTAAATTCTCCTACGACCTTTGTTGTGGCCTCAGCTCCAGTTCCCATCTTGAGACGAACCTCATCCTTATTGAGTCTTCTTGTCATCTTGAACCACTGCAATATATTGCAAATATGGGTGGTCGAACCAGAGTCAACCAACCACGTATTAGATGGTTCTTCTGACAAATTAGACTCCTAAATGACATAGGTTTTAGATATCCCTTCATCTAGCTTCTTCTTTAAAGTTTCCAGGTATCCACGACAATTTCTCTTCTAATGTCCGTCCTTTTTACAGTAAAAACAAGGTCCCTTCTCAAGTTTCTTGCCCTTCTCCACTCCCTTACTATCCATTTTAAGGGTCTTACCCttattggtcttcttcttcttcttcttcttacctttcggtttagaggaagaagagttcAGTTCAATAGACAAGACCTCAAGCTTTTGATTCTTATGTGCCGCCTCTACTTCTTACAACATATTGCCTTGCTTTGGAAGTTCTAcgaaaattttattcatattataattacaaataaaaaatccgtAGATTTCTTGAGACAGTGAATAGAATATGACATCAATTTTATAGTTCAACTTAAAGGATGTCCCCAGGGCTTCTAGTTCTTGGAATAAATTCCGTAATTTCATCACATGGTCGATAACTGAAATCCCTGAAGTTATCTTAGTGCTGTGGAAGAGAGTGAAAAGCTGATGATATGCATGTCTATTTTGCTTACCATACAACTTCTTGAACTCCTCCAACATGTCTTTAGCAAAACTTGGATCCTTTACACAATCCTTAATGGTCTTGTCTAttgaattcaaaacaaaaaacttgGCCTTAGAACTGTTTTGTCAAAACAACTCATAGGTAGTTTTCTCCTTGCCCTCCATAGTGTCAGGGAATGAAGGTTCTCTATCTTTTATAACAGAAATTAGACCTTCTGCAGTTATGAGCAATTTAATGTTCCTCCTCCAGTCAACATAGTTGGGTCCAATCGTGATATGGTCTTTAATAAGTGTAGCGTAATTCATTTGGCTTGACATATTGAATATCTACATGATGTATAAGGAAAAATTAGCATGATTAATATCGTTGAAAAGAAGGGGCAATTCTAAATACAATGATTACCCACACTTTAAGCTTTCCTTTAGCTATGAGGTGTGATTGGAACATCTCAACCCTTATGCACATGACTTAGCATATTGGAGTTCATCATAGACATGTTGGTCGAATGGAATATTCTATCCATCTCTAAGACTTGCAATATTTTTTGTCACTTGAGTGTCATGTCCATTCCTATCAGTTAACATACACTTAAGTCAAGTGTATACCCTTTGTTTCGGAGTGAATCATAGCATCATGGGCTAGTGTCTACTGTCACAGTACACCTCCAACTGACCATGTTATCTACCTATCACATATGAGATAAATAAAGACGGTCTCAGAGAACTACTCAAGTATTATCCTATCGACATCTGTAAAAGTAGATCAATGTGACCTCTACATTTACCAACTAAGGGAGGTCATGAAAATCTCACCAGTTAGGGTTTTTCATATCACACTTGCTTTTAAGTTTAGGAAAACGGGAACAATCATCTCTTCTAAAAATACAATAGAGTTATAATATCACTGCACATCACATGTAACTaggaatcataaaataatcatccacatgaaatataaaacaaagcctTAGTGATTATGGGATAACATCTGGAATTAGATTGACTTTGTCAACACATGCAAGTCAATTTGATTCCAAAGAAGACTAAAATGTTATTGATCTTCATTTATGAACCGCTGCATCACATAATTTGGTCGGCTATGCAGATAATGCATTATATTCTGTTGAATATGTTTGCTAGAATGTGATTAATCTATTCAGCACATTTGATGAAGCAATCAAATGTTTCTCTCTTAGTGCAGAACCAAGATTCTTGTTGTGCAGTCCAAGATGGGTGGGAATAACATAACCTCTTTAATTACTCCCATATAACATAATTATATGATATTGCAATGCAAATAATTATAACTAATAAAACttttatattgaaataaaacaaaacacttGCTTCTCCATCTCCCGTCGCTTTCTCGAAGCAATCTCCTCCTCCAGTCTTTTCacgatcaaataaaaataaaatgcctaattctattacattcttttaaaataaagaaaccttAGGAAACCAACCTATCATTTGGGCTGCCCAAGGGGagtaaaaattttataaaaaaaaaaaaaagggagagagagggagagaaaaataaaatacaagccACCACATAAATGCATGCCATGCTATCTAAATATCCATCATCATAGCTCATTTTAAATCCCATAACCACTAACAATATCCATTACACATATTATGTATTTAATCCTTTCAATTTCATTCTcataatatgaaaaaataacaagtataaaaatcacataaaatttTACTAACATTTAATAAAAACCCATGTTATTATGTCATGAAAATATCATGTGTGCATCTGATCTCATATACATGCA includes the following:
- the LOC122074209 gene encoding uncharacterized protein LOC122074209; amino-acid sequence: MYVYPSKDEPQLMADLESYARGMKKKTLCSSVLFLITAKLKVGEKLSSMFEDMRSVFKSLESGFVKTLTIEEKLGLKGNAKLYVWEGLTVKGLRSRGGSALVEFQIFNMSSQMNYATLIKDHITIGPNYVDWRRNIKLLITAEDKTIKDCVKDPSFAKDMLEEFKKLYDSDFQTDKDDRKSPSRMVFVLRGDAIVWKSVKQKSMVDSTTEAEYLAASEAVKEGVWLKKFLTDLEVVPELVEHPIMLYCDNRGAIA